Below is a genomic region from Flavobacterium ginsengisoli.
TTGCCGCATTTGCTGGTTTCTTGATTTCTAAACTCTACATCCAGCCTAAACCTGAATTTAGTAGCACATCGATTTTAATCTGGACTATTATCGCATTAATCGTAAGTATTTTTGGAACTATTGGAGACTTGATAGAATCCAAATTTAAACGAATTGCAGGCATAAAAGACAGTGGTTCGATAATGCCTGGTCATGGAGGTATTTTAGATCGATTAGATAGTGTTATATTTGTAGCACCAATTATATTTTTATTTTATCAAATTTTATATTATGTTTCATAAAGAAGGAGGCCCGTCCATTTTATTAGGTACTGTATTTACTGTAGCTGTACTTTTAATTGCTGAAAGATTTATTGATATCAATTGGCTTAGAATGCTTGTTCAAATTGCGGCGCTTGTAATTTTGATCATTATTTTACAATTCTTCAGAAATCCGAAGAGAATTGCAGTTAGAAACAGTGATCACATCCTAGCTCCAGTTGATGGAAAAGTGGTGGTTATTGAAGAAGTTTATGAAGGAGAATATTTCAAAGACAAACGTTTACAGGTTTCTATTTTTATGTCGCCAATCAATGTTCACGTAACACGTTACGCAATGGATGGTATCATTAAATTTAGCAAATACCACCCTGGAAAATTCCTTGTTGCTTGGCATCCAAAAGCAAGTGAAGAAAATGAAAGAACTACAGTTGTAATCGAAAATGAAACTTTTGGCGCTATTTTATACAGACAAATTGCTGGTGCATTGGCTCGTAGAATTGTAAATTACGCTAAAGAAGGAATGCAAGTTGTTCAAGGAACTGATGCTGGTTTCATTAAATTTGGATCGAGAGTAGATTTATTTTTACCTTTAGGTACGCCTATTAATGTTGAGTTAAATCAAAAAGCAATTGGAGGTAAAACAATTATTGCTACAAAAGCATAAATGACTGATAAAGATTTAGATATTCGCTTTGCTAAAGCTGTAGAAGTTGCAATGACAATGACTCAAGCCTCACTTCCACAAGATGTGCAGTTAAGGCTTTACGCTTTTTACAAACAAGCTACTTTTGGAACAGCTGTCTATAATCAATCTGAAAATTTTGATTTAAGAGACGCTTTTAAAACGAATGCATGGATGCAGATTAGCCATATGTCTGTTGATGAAGCAAAGGAAAACTATATCGAGATCATCAATTCATTAACATCAAAATAAAATATTATGAAGAAAAACGTTGTTTTTTTCAGCACTTTAGCTTCATTTTTACTATTATTTTCCTGTAAAGAAGATAAACTGGTTGAAGTAGTCGAAGTTCCTCTTCCAACAAAAGAAGAGAAAATAACTATTGGTTCACCAAATGATGTTAAAGCCGATCCTGGATCTTTTGAAATGATGAAATTGCCATTTAATTATGATGCACTTTCACCTGATATTAGAACTTTGACTTTAGAAACTCATTATTCTAAGCATTATTTATCATACACAAACAATTTCAACAAAGAGATTGTTTCCACTGAATATGAAAATATGCCGATTGAGGATATTTTAAAAAAGTTAGATTTAAATAATGCCAAACTTCGTCAGAATGCAGGCGGATATTACAATCATACGCTTTATTTTAATATTTTAACTCCAAAAGAGCAGACTCCTAAAGATACGCTTTCGGGTTCAATTAATAAAGAATTTGGCTCTTTTACCAATTTAACGAACCAATTTAAAGCGCAATCTGAAAAGCAGTTTGGTTCTGGATGGGTTTGGCTTGTTGTTGACAGATATGGTAAATTACAAATTACTACAACTGACAATCAAGACAATCCATTAATGAAAAACGCTTTAATTCCAGGAACCCCAATTATGGGAATTGATCTTTGGGAACATGCTTATTACTTGGATTATCAAAACCGAAAAGGCAGTTATATTGATGCTTTTTACAGTCATATCAATTGGGAAAAAGTAAATGAATATTACGTTGAAGCCCTCAAAAAGGTTAAAAAAGTATAGAAAAAAAGCTGATGCAATTAAGTATCAGCTTTTTTTATACCTTTTAGGTACTTAAACGAAAATCATGAAAGACATTGCCAATCGTTTCGTAGAAAACCCTTTACTATCTCCATCAGATTTACCACCAAGCAGAGAAGGTCTTGAAATCACTTGCTTATTAAATCCTGGTGTATTTCAATTTCAAAACAAAATCTGGTTGGCTGTACGAGTAGCTGAAAGACCAAAACAAATTGAGAATATCATTTCATTCCCGATTCTGACTGAAGCAGGAACAATTCAAATTATTGAAATTTTAAAAGATCATCCTGAACTTATAGCAACAGATGCACGTGTAATTAACTATCAAGGCGTTGATTATTTAACCACTTTGTCACATATTCGTTTATTATGCGGCGAAGATGGAAAACACTTTTATGAACCAGAAGGCTATCCGCATTTGGTTGGCGAAGGAATACTAGAAACTTTTGGAATTGAAGACTGTCGCGTCTCTTTAATTGAAGGAAAATATTACCTCACTTTTACTTCTGTTTCGCCAAGTGGTGTAGGCGTTGGTTTAAGAACTACTACTGATTGGAAAAATTTTAAGAAACATGGACTGATATTTCCTCCGCACAATAAAGACTGTGCTATTTTTGAAGAAAAAATTAATGGATTATTTTATGCCTTACATCGCCCAAGCAGTGTAGATATTGGCGGAAATTATATCTGGATTGCTTCTTCTCCTGATGGAATTCATTGGGGAAATCATAAATGCATTATAAAAACTAGGAAAGAAAGCTGGGACAGCAAAAGAGTTGGTGCTGGTGCCGCACCAATAAAAACAGATTTAGGCTGGCTCGAAATTTATCATGGAGCCAACGAATTTCATCAATATTGTTTAGGTGCTTTTTTATTGGACTTAAAAGATCCAGCAAGAGTGATTTCAAGAACCGAAACTCCAATTATGTTTCCTAAAACAAATTATGAGCTAAGTGGTTTCTTTGGAAATGTCGTTTTCACCAATGGTCATATTATCGAACCAGATGGCGATACATTAACATTATATTACGGCGCTTCAGACGAATTTGTTTGTGGTGCTCAATTTTCAATTAGAGAGATTCTTTCGTTACTTAAAAAGCTTTAAAACAAAAAAAAAAACTTGCTTAGATGTTTCTCTAAACAAGTTTTCTCTTTTTATAATCTAAAACTTTTATTTTAACTCTAAAATTAAAGATTCTGAAGGTTGGATTGAAATTTTTGCCTCTCCTTCTCCATTCTGAACTTTTAATACAAATGTTTTATTTTGATATAATTGTTCTTTCAATTGATATTCTCCATTTTTTAAATTCCATTTTGAAATAACCGATGAAGGAACTTTTAAATTAAATTCGCTTCCTTTCTCAGAAGAGAAATTAGCAATTACAATCAGTTTTTGATTTTCTGACCAACGTGCATAAGAGTACAATAACGCATCGTAACCTTCATTACTTTGTCTGTTTGCTGATTGAATTTCTTCAAAACTTCCCATCAAAGCACTGCTTTTGATTGTAAAATTCAATAAACGTTTGTAAAAATCACGCAATTCTTTTTCTGAAGCAGAAAGTTGTCCACCATCAAATTTACCATCATTCATCCAACGCTGATGATTTGGAACTCCGATATAATCAAAAATGGATGTTCTTGAGCGTTTTCCAAAACCTGCATCTTCATTTCCAGCCTCTCCTACTTCTTGTCCGAAATAAATCATTGTTGGAGAAGTGCTAATTGTTGCCGAAACAACCATCAGAGGTTTACCTCTTTCTGGCGTTCCTGCAAATTCTGGACTTGCTAAACGCTGTTCATCATGATTATCTAAAAAATGAAGCATATGATGTTCAATATCTGCCATTCCGTTTTGGATTTTTGTTAATTCATCAGGTGAAGATTTTCCTCGAATAACATCTTTCAGTTTATCATACGTTTCTACTTTATCGTACAAATAGTCCATTTTTCCTAAACGAATATAGTTTCGATATTCATTCGGATTATAAACTTCGGCCAATAAAAAAGCATTCGGATTTTTCATTTTAATTGATGAGTTCATATAACTCCAAAATTCATACGGAACCATTTCTGCCATATCATAACGAAATCCATCTACACCTTTTGCTGTCCAGTATAGTGCGATATCTCTAAACTTTTTCCAAGAATCTGGAACGTCTTTATCTTGCCAAAAAGCAAAATGTTCTTGATAGTTTTTTTGGTCAAAACCACTAGGAAGTTCAGAGAAATCTTTAATTCCGTCTGGACGCACTCCGTAATTTACTTTTACCGTTTCGTACCAATCGTTTTGGTCTGGCTTGAATTTTCTAGAACCATTTCCAGTCCATTTTGCTGGATTTTCATCAAATTTTCCATCAATTAATGGATTTTTTTCTCCATTTAAAGGAATATCTCCGTCCGGAATTTCAAAATGCTCTTTCGGAATATAATAGAAATTATTATCTCGTTTGTACTCAACAGAAACATCATCATCTGCACCAAAATCCCTTACGCCTGCAGGATTCGATTTCCCTTCATACTTTCTCGCAATATGATTCGGAACAATATCGATAATCACTTTCAAACCTGCGTTATGAGTACGTTTTATTAAAGCTTCAAACTCTTCTAAACGTTTTGCAGGATTTACAGCCAAATCTGGATTTACGTTGTAGTAATCTTTGACTGCATAAGGAGAACCTGCACGGCCTTTTACCACTTCTGGATCATCATTAGAAATTCCGTAAGCCGTATAATCATTTACCAAAGCGTGATGAGGAACTCCAGTATACCAAATATAAGTAACACCAAGATCTTTTATTTCATGAAGTGCTTTATCTGTAAAGTCATTAAACTTACCGACACCATTTTCTTCAATAGTTCCCCATGGTTTATTGGTTGTGTTTTTATTTCCAAATAGGCGCGTAAAAACTTGATAAACTACCACTTTCTTTTCTGCTGGAGTTTGCTCTTTTACTGTATTCATTTTTAAATCTTTTGTTTTACAAGCTGAAAATAGTATCGTTAATGTAATTCGGTACGCAATTATTTTTTTACTTATCATATATTTTTTGGGCTATACTTAACTTCGTTTTTAATTTTAATCTGGCTAAAAGCATTAAAACTAGTTTCTAAATGTAGCTCATTTTTTAAAATTTAGGATAACATCTGTTTAAAATGGTATCTTTAAAATCTAAAATACGGCAACTACAACGTGAGAGTTGGATGTTTTGTTGAAAAAATAATTAACATAGAACTTTTGGGTCGAATGTTGGCGAGTATTGATAAATTAATCCTAATATGAACCATTGGTTCTAACCTTTTTTATAAATTTGACAAAAATTTAATCAGTTGAAGAAATCACTATTTTTCATATTTTGTTGTCTGTTACTTAGTGTACAATTTATTTCTGCGCAGGCCAAAAAAACCACACAAGCTCCTAAAACTATCGTCATTGAGAATGCCGACTTTTCTGACGTGGATCAAGTTAATGTACCAGATGCGCTTTTACTTACCGGAAATGTAAAAGTTAATCATGACGGTGTTGTATTGACTTGCAATAAAGCTTATTTTTTTCAAAAAGAAAACTATCTAAAAGCATTTGGAAATGTACAATTAGTACAGGGAGATACTTTATTCTTAAATAGTAAATATGCAGAATATAGCGGAAATGAAAAGAAAGCTTTTGCTACAGGAAATGCCGTTTTAACTTCTCCAGATGCTACTTTGCAGACTGATACGATTAATTTTGATAGAAATGTTCAGGAGGCATTTTACAATACAAAGGGTACTATAGTAAATAAAGATAATACTCTGGTAAGTAAATCGGGAAGATATTTTGTAAAGGAAAAGAAGTTCCAGTTTTTGACTGAAGTTACGATTACAAATCCGAAATATGTGATTAAATCGAATCATTTGGATTATTACAGTAATTCTGGACATACTTATCTTCTTGGCCCTTCAACTATTACAAGTAAAGCCAACTATATTTATACTGAAAAAGGCTTTTACGATACGAAAAAAAACTTAGCTCATTTTCTTCGAAGATCTTATATAAAATATGACGACAGGCTTATAGAGGGCGATAGTTTGTATTATAATCGAAATATTGAATTTGCATCGGCAACACGGAATGTAAAAATTACCGATTCTATTAATAAAGGAATTGTAAAAGGCCATTATGCAGAGCTTTATAAGCTTAAAGATTCAATGTTTGTAACCAAACGAGCGGTTGCTATTAATTTGGTTGAAAATGATTCCGTTTACATTCATGGAAAGAAATTACTGGTAACGGGAAAAGAGGGAGAAAGAATTTTGCGTGCTTTTAATAATGTTCGTTTTTATAAAACAGATATGAGTGGCAAATGTGATTCTATACACTCAAATTCTAAAACAGCCCTAACTAAGCTTATTGGAAATCCGATTCTTTGGAATGGCGACAACCAAATTACAGGAGATATAATGCACTTGATTGGCGACAATAAAACAAGAAAAATTGATTCTCTAAAAGTATTAAATAACACATTTGTCCTCTCCAAGGATACTCTCGGAACCGGTTACAATCAGGTCAAGGGAATTAATTTGTTTGGGAAATTTCGGGATGGGAAACTACATGATGTTGATGTTATAAAAAACACTGAAGTCGTTTATTATATGCGAAACGATGCCAATGAACTAATTGGAATCAATAAAAATGTGAGCAGTAAGATCAATATGATCTTAGAAAATAATGCTGTTGAAACGATTACATTCTTCAATAAAGTTGATGGAGATATATACCCCGAAGACGAACTTCCTGAAAATGCTAGAAAACTTCGAGGAATGAATTGGCGAGGCGATGAAAGAATAAAATCGAAAGATGATATTTTTACCGCAGAAGAAAATGAAATGAATGAAAAACTGATTAAAGAAGGGAAAGAACAGGAAGAAAAAGGTAAAAACGTTCCGATGAAAGTTAGAAAAGAAACTTTGGATTACGACAAGAAGAATCCAAAACCTCCTATCAAAACAGAACCTCAGACTAAAGATAAAGATAAGTAATTTTATTTAGGACAGTCTCAGTAATGTTTACAGCTTCTTTGCGAATTATTATTTCGCAAAAATTAACCTAAAAAGTTAACCTAAGCGTAAAGCTAAAAAACCTTAGAACCTCAGTACCTTTGCTACTTTGAACCTCAAAAAAATGAATCCAGATTTTATAAAATACCAAGCGCAGACTTCTCCTTATCCACTCGGAATGGAAGTTTCACATGCCATTGGATCTTACATATACGACACAAACGATAAAAAATATTTAGATTTTGTTGCCGGAGTTTCGGCTTGTACTTTAGGACATCAGCATCCTAGAGTAAATCAAGCTATAAAAGATCAGTTGGACAAATATTCTCATGTAATGGTTTACGGAGAATATTCTCAAAGTCCTGCGGTTCAGTATTGCAAATTAATGGCTTCTCTCCTGCCTGAATCTTTAAACAAGACCTATTTGGTAAATTCGGGTACAGAAGCAATTGAAGGCTCTTTAAAACTCGCAAAACGAGTTACAGGCCGCAGCCAGCTTATTTCTTGCCACAATGCTTATCATGGAAACACGATGGGTTCTATGAGTGTTATGGGATTCGAGGAGCGAAAACAAGCTTTTAGACCTTTACTTCCAGATGTTGATTTTATTACTTTCAATAACGAAGAAGATTTACAAAAAATAACAACCCGAACAGCCGCTATTCTTTTAGAAACCATTCAAGGTGGAGCTGGTTTTATTCAGCCAGAAAATA
It encodes:
- a CDS encoding phosphatidylserine decarboxylase family protein, whose product is MFHKEGGPSILLGTVFTVAVLLIAERFIDINWLRMLVQIAALVILIIILQFFRNPKRIAVRNSDHILAPVDGKVVVIEEVYEGEYFKDKRLQVSIFMSPINVHVTRYAMDGIIKFSKYHPGKFLVAWHPKASEENERTTVVIENETFGAILYRQIAGALARRIVNYAKEGMQVVQGTDAGFIKFGSRVDLFLPLGTPINVELNQKAIGGKTIIATKA
- a CDS encoding acyl-CoA-binding protein; this encodes MTDKDLDIRFAKAVEVAMTMTQASLPQDVQLRLYAFYKQATFGTAVYNQSENFDLRDAFKTNAWMQISHMSVDEAKENYIEIINSLTSK
- a CDS encoding superoxide dismutase, whose product is MKKNVVFFSTLASFLLLFSCKEDKLVEVVEVPLPTKEEKITIGSPNDVKADPGSFEMMKLPFNYDALSPDIRTLTLETHYSKHYLSYTNNFNKEIVSTEYENMPIEDILKKLDLNNAKLRQNAGGYYNHTLYFNILTPKEQTPKDTLSGSINKEFGSFTNLTNQFKAQSEKQFGSGWVWLVVDRYGKLQITTTDNQDNPLMKNALIPGTPIMGIDLWEHAYYLDYQNRKGSYIDAFYSHINWEKVNEYYVEALKKVKKV
- a CDS encoding glycoside hydrolase family 130 protein; its protein translation is MKDIANRFVENPLLSPSDLPPSREGLEITCLLNPGVFQFQNKIWLAVRVAERPKQIENIISFPILTEAGTIQIIEILKDHPELIATDARVINYQGVDYLTTLSHIRLLCGEDGKHFYEPEGYPHLVGEGILETFGIEDCRVSLIEGKYYLTFTSVSPSGVGVGLRTTTDWKNFKKHGLIFPPHNKDCAIFEEKINGLFYALHRPSSVDIGGNYIWIASSPDGIHWGNHKCIIKTRKESWDSKRVGAGAAPIKTDLGWLEIYHGANEFHQYCLGAFLLDLKDPARVISRTETPIMFPKTNYELSGFFGNVVFTNGHIIEPDGDTLTLYYGASDEFVCGAQFSIREILSLLKKL
- a CDS encoding alpha-amylase family protein yields the protein MISKKIIAYRITLTILFSACKTKDLKMNTVKEQTPAEKKVVVYQVFTRLFGNKNTTNKPWGTIEENGVGKFNDFTDKALHEIKDLGVTYIWYTGVPHHALVNDYTAYGISNDDPEVVKGRAGSPYAVKDYYNVNPDLAVNPAKRLEEFEALIKRTHNAGLKVIIDIVPNHIARKYEGKSNPAGVRDFGADDDVSVEYKRDNNFYYIPKEHFEIPDGDIPLNGEKNPLIDGKFDENPAKWTGNGSRKFKPDQNDWYETVKVNYGVRPDGIKDFSELPSGFDQKNYQEHFAFWQDKDVPDSWKKFRDIALYWTAKGVDGFRYDMAEMVPYEFWSYMNSSIKMKNPNAFLLAEVYNPNEYRNYIRLGKMDYLYDKVETYDKLKDVIRGKSSPDELTKIQNGMADIEHHMLHFLDNHDEQRLASPEFAGTPERGKPLMVVSATISTSPTMIYFGQEVGEAGNEDAGFGKRSRTSIFDYIGVPNHQRWMNDGKFDGGQLSASEKELRDFYKRLLNFTIKSSALMGSFEEIQSANRQSNEGYDALLYSYARWSENQKLIVIANFSSEKGSEFNLKVPSSVISKWNLKNGEYQLKEQLYQNKTFVLKVQNGEGEAKISIQPSESLILELK
- a CDS encoding OstA-like protein, with protein sequence MKKSLFFIFCCLLLSVQFISAQAKKTTQAPKTIVIENADFSDVDQVNVPDALLLTGNVKVNHDGVVLTCNKAYFFQKENYLKAFGNVQLVQGDTLFLNSKYAEYSGNEKKAFATGNAVLTSPDATLQTDTINFDRNVQEAFYNTKGTIVNKDNTLVSKSGRYFVKEKKFQFLTEVTITNPKYVIKSNHLDYYSNSGHTYLLGPSTITSKANYIYTEKGFYDTKKNLAHFLRRSYIKYDDRLIEGDSLYYNRNIEFASATRNVKITDSINKGIVKGHYAELYKLKDSMFVTKRAVAINLVENDSVYIHGKKLLVTGKEGERILRAFNNVRFYKTDMSGKCDSIHSNSKTALTKLIGNPILWNGDNQITGDIMHLIGDNKTRKIDSLKVLNNTFVLSKDTLGTGYNQVKGINLFGKFRDGKLHDVDVIKNTEVVYYMRNDANELIGINKNVSSKINMILENNAVETITFFNKVDGDIYPEDELPENARKLRGMNWRGDERIKSKDDIFTAEENEMNEKLIKEGKEQEEKGKNVPMKVRKETLDYDKKNPKPPIKTEPQTKDKDK